A window of Deltaproteobacteria bacterium genomic DNA:
TACCGATAGCTAGAGGGTGGGAGTCGAGGACACCCAGAGGAGTCGTAGTATGAGCACCTTGATCGTAGAGTCATCTAAAACAGACAAGGACATTATTGAAAAGACACTCACGACGGCGGGCTACACGCAACTCACCTTTGTCTCGTCGAACGACGAATGCTTCGAGCGTCTGAGGATCACAAACACGCATGTCAGCGGCATGTACGGGCTGGACTACGAGCTGATCATCCTCGGCGGCGATACGGCTGACGACGTCCTTGAGCAATGCCGGCGCATTAAGCAGTCCTTCCACTACCACGACGTGCCAGTACTGGTGATCTCGACGGGCTCGGTCGCGGATCATGCGCCGATGGCCATCGCCTATGGGGCTTTCGACTACATGCGCAAGCCCTTTGTGGAGTTTGAATTTTTAGCGCGCGTACGCGCCGCGTTGCGCCTTAAACATGAAATCGATCGCCGCAAAGCGCGCGAGCGCGAGCTCATCGAAGCCACCCGCCAGCTCTCTGATCTCAACGCTATGCTGACGCGCCTATCTCTCATCGATGGACTCACTGGCGTCGCAAATCGCCGTAATTTTGATCGCGTGCTCGACAAAGAATGGCGGCGGGCATCCCGCAGT
This region includes:
- a CDS encoding diguanylate cyclase, encoding MSTLIVESSKTDKDIIEKTLTTAGYTQLTFVSSNDECFERLRITNTHVSGMYGLDYELIILGGDTADDVLEQCRRIKQSFHYHDVPVLVISTGSVADHAPMAIAYGAFDYMRKPFVEFEFLARVRAALRLKHEIDRRKARERELIEATRQLSDLNAMLTRLSLIDGLTGVANRRNFDRVLDKEWRRASRSKHEISLLMIDIDYFKAYNDLYGHQSGDECLRQVADILRDALRRPGDMLCRYGGEEFGVILPETGLEGANKVGENLRQTVNDAKISHRGSKVGEFVTLSVGVASLMPTGTINFKQLIENADKALYQAKAAGRNRVTPFHDKSVKQSA